TTTCACCCACAAGTTTGTTCCAAATATTTCTTTGAAACCATGCACCGAAACCTTTTTTATTGCGAGCTTGATCCTGTCGCTCTTCGAGCATGTCGCGGTAGGTTTCGATATAGATTGCACGTGCTTCTTGTAATGATTGCTCAGGAGTTTTGGCTTGTTCTTGTCGATTAGCTGGATCATTTATTTGCTGCGCAAGCACTTCTCCTGGTGCCTGCCTTGCTTCAGTCGGTTGTGGCTCTGTTCTCGCTGTAGTTTCATTTTCTGTTACTACATGGATACTTGTTGCACCTTCGTGTTCGCGTATATCTTCTGGGGTTGCGATGCGAAGTTCTCCATTTTCAAATTGTCCAAGAAATTGTCTCTCTGGTATTGATTTAGTCTGATTTGAGACAAAATAGACGTTGTACTTTATGCCTCGGGCATTAGTTTTTTCTTGAATATCAGTTATAGAAAATAGCTCTTTCTTTACACTATCGAAAATAGTAGTACCTTTTTTTAATTCAAACGCCGGGGATGTTTCCACTTTTTCTACCTCTGGAGTTTTAGTTTCGATAGGTTCCCCGTCTGCTAGTAATAATATTTTCCCTGAGGTAAATGCGCGAGCAAGGTTAATTGCTGATACTTCATTCGGTTTATCACTAAAAACATATGCATTGAATTTTTCTCCCTTAAAATTTGTTTGCTCTTTAATTTCTAAAACAGTAAGTATTTTTCTTTTACTTACACCAGGCAGAGCCTCTCCGACGCGACTACCAATCTTAAGTTTTGCAACCTTGTCCATACCGGCAGTAATTTCTGGTTTTGCTTCGACTGCCCCCGCTTTCTTTTCTGGTGGAGTTATTTTGGTTTCTACAGTTGGTGCTGGTGTTTCACTCTCAGTCATTAGTCTAATTTTCCCTGTAGCAAAGGCAAACGTGAGTCCTCTTGCAGATACCTTGTTTGCTTTGTCACTAAACGTATACATATTCTTCTCTACGTTTTTGGTCACATCCTCCTCTATATTTAGAAGAGTATGTAGTTTTCTCTTGTTTGCACGAGGTAAAGCTTCACCAACGACGCTACCATTTTTAAGTGCCATGACTTTTTCCCATGCCGCAGCCCATGATTCATCTGTAATTTTATCTTTAAATTGCTCAGAACCAGTTTTTTTGGTCTCTATTTTTGGTGGATGCGTAGATAGTATAGCTACTTTTGGTAGACGCTTTGCCTGTGCTGTGTACGTTGTATAACGTTCACCTTTTTCTTTTTTATTTGCTATTGGTCCAAGTAAGTTCTCAATGGTCTTATTCGTATATATTTCTGTAGTTGCATTTGTATTCTTATCTAAATCTTCTTTACTAGCGAACACACTTACAGTAAAATGTTCAGTACCTTTTTCGTCAGTTTCTTCCTTATCGATTCGATAATAGTTGGTATCTTTTTGCCAAGTATCTCCTTCGTGGAAAGTCTTTAATGGTGACATGTAAAATCCACTATTTTCTTTGTATCCTTCTAAGTTCACTTTCTCTTCATTTGAACTAAAAAGCTTTACACCTTGTGCAACCATGTCATCGTATGAAAAAGTCACTTTATTATTTTTTGAATCTTCGAGTTCAACAGTAGAAGCTTTTGGATCTCCAGGAACTATATTAACTTCACTTATTGTGTAATTTTTTTGATCCCCAGGGAATTTCCATACTTGGCCTTTTTCAAATTTTAAATTTTGCTTGATTTGGTCTAATGCTCTATTTTTGCGAGCACGTAAAGCTTCTAGCCCATTATTGATAGCATCTGTTTTATTATTTGAACTTTTGATTATGCTCTCAGCAATTTTATCTGTGTCGATCGACATAATGGTTTAAATTTAAAATTATTATTTAACTTCTTTAACCTCAATTTTCAAATTCAATGCTGCTTGGCGACGTTTTTCTTCTTTTGCATTTACTTTATCACCTATGAATAAATAGTAGCCTTCTCCCTCATCAAGTGCCTTAACAATATTTTTTCCTCCAGGACGATGCTCCATAGCCAGAGCACTAGTAATACGATTTGCAATTAATTCTTCATATTTATTGAGTGTAATTCGATATGAGCGATTTTTATCGTTAGTGCCAGAACTGAATTCAAGTATATCCTCATTTTTTTCAAGATCAAAGTATACTCTTTTAACAATAAATGTATCTTTAGACTTAAAAAAAGTTTCGAGAATAAACTGTTGGTAGTTTTCCGTAACCGTTTCGCCCGGCTTGTATATTTGTCCAGCCATATTTATTGGTGTTTCTTCAAGTCGTTTTGTCTGGTCTCGTAATATTTTCGAAACAACCATTCCTTGAGCTACAACAAATTCCTTGTCAGGACTTTCCTCTGGCGCAAGCACTAGCATAATATTATTTTTTTCCTCTTTTATTTCTTTCAGTATGTATTTGGGTGAATTTTGGATTGTAACTGCTTTTACTGCTTCAATAAATAAAGGTTCAGTAATTACATCACCAGGTTTTATCATTTTACCCCCAATATATGTACGTGTGATCTCTACATCACTGCCAATTTGGGCTCTACTTTCAGCAGTATCTTTAGTCCTCTTTTCGTGCTTAATGTTTCGTAGTTCATAGCCATGTCTATATCTCATTACATTCGTTAATTTTGAAACAGTCATAGCTTGTTCACCTTTTTTCTCATAGTCGCCTTTCCTAACTTGAACTTTCCTTGCCCTTATGTCATTTAACCAATCTCTTTTGCCACATAATATATTAATTATTTCATCATCAATTTCTCCCAACTCCTCATATAATTCACTAAGCTCTCTTTCAAGTGTTTCCATGGTACCTGCCCTTTCACCATTACTGATGCCAGCTTTAAATCGATCAAATTCATCAGGCTCACCTATATTTTTATAGTAATTAATTTCATCCTCAATATTTTTTAATTGTACCCCTGCTGCTTCTTTGGCTTTCTTGCTTTTTGCATGCGTAAGTTCGTCAAGTTTTTCTACATAACGTTTTAATAGTTCTTTTTTTTCATATTCTCTACGCAGTGTATCTTGTTCAGCCATCTTTTTCTTATATGCTTTCAGCTCACTTTCATTAAGTGTTTTGTTGCCTTTATTTACAAAACCACTATTTGGATCTGGTGGGTTTGTGTCAGTAACTTCAATTATTTGACCCCACATTGGATCATAAATACGATCCCCAGTTTTAAACACATTTGGTATTCTTCTATTAATACGCTCAATTTCTTCAGCTGAAAGGTTTAGGATTCCCTTCATTCGTTTCTTGAAAGCTTCTGAAAGTTTTCCAAATGGTTTTGATTCGATTTTACTTAGGGGGCCATGGCCGTTATCAACATATTCAATAATTTTATCTTTTGACCAGCTCTTTACACCTTCATGCCACCCTCGTGATTCAAGGATTGCAATACCTGTTTCAATTAGATTCTGGTTTATTTCCTGACGTTCATGCACACTCATGCCTCCTGATTCTATTTGTTCTCGTAACAAATCAAAAAATTTAGATAGAGTTGTCTCTTCTTGTTTTTTTACTAGATCTTTATTTTCAACTGATGGCGATTCAGTTTTTTTTGCCGTATTTCTTGGCTTGGCTACTTTCTTAGGTATTGATTTCTCATCTTCTGGCTTAGACTTGAGAAGATCCTTAATTTTTGATAGGTCATTAGCTTCTACAGGAGTCTTTTCGTTCGAATCCTTTTTTGCACCCTCAAATTGTTTCGCCATAGTCTTTAAATTATGTATAAAATATTAGTTTCTGTCAATTTTTAGCCTTTTTTCTTATCCACATGTCGATGTGGATATCGTGATTGACTCACCCAGCCTAAGGCGGTACCCTTGTATCTGTGGGTGGTATAGAGCTAGTATATATCCTACAAATTTGTTTACCTAGTAGATATCCCCATTTTCAAGCAATTTCCTCATATTTCTGAACTGATCGTAACGACTGTCTAAGCTTGTGTAATCCTTGCAGCCTTCTTATGTAGCCATAAGGTCGTTCTGTGAGAGAGCTTCGCAGTTATTTTTTTAGTATATAAAACCCTTTTTAAAAGATTCTTCAAGCGACAACGCTGTCTCAGATCGCTCAAAGATGATAAAACCCTTATTTTACAAGCGCGGAGCATCCGGGGTTGTTTTTGTGTTGCTGGCTATTGGTTTACTACTCTACCCACTCGAGTCATATGCCAATTTTTTCTCAACCGCTCTATTTCAAAAGCCCGAAAAAGCTTATGCCCAAAACGTGCCAATAGCTAAAAATTCACAAACATTGCCAATTTTGAGGGCAGAAAATACGACAGTGGCCATGAAAAGTAGCGAAATTGCTGACATTATTATCTCAGATGATACTGCCTTGGTACCACAAGCTGGACCTTCGGGAACTGTCGCTGATATGTCAGAAGATATAACGAGTGGTCAGATTAGCACCTATGTTGTTAGATCAGGTGATTCGCTGTCGGTCATAGCTGACATGTTTAATGTCTCTATTAATACGATTCTTTGGGCAAATGATTTAAAGAAAGGTCAAGCACTCCAAACGGGTGATACGCTCATTATTTTACCAGTAACAGGACTTAAATATACAGTCAAAAAGGGTGATACAGTTAGTTCAATTGCTAAAAAGTTTAGTCTTAGTTCATCAGAAGAAATTATTTCATACAATAATTTAGAGACAGTCACAGTTGCTGTTGGTGATGTACTCATTATTCCTGGTGCAGAATTGCCTGCTGAAGTTCCAGTGACACCAAAGAAAACCCCTGTCAAACAAGGGGGTAGTAGTAGTGTATTCGTTAAGAATCAATCTGCAGGAAGCAAAATTGCAGGTTACTTTATAAAGCCAATACCGTGTGGCCTTACCCAAAACAAGCATGATAAGTATGCGATCGATATGAGTTGCGGTGGTTCTGGTATGCCAGTCAAAGCTGCTGCAAGTGGTACTGTCAAATTTGCTAAAACTGGTTGGAACGGTGCTTTTGGTAACCTCGTCGTTATTGCTCATGCTAACGGCACGCAGACTTTCTATGCTCATCTTTCCAAGATAAGTGTTTCAATTGGTCAGGAAGTGAATCAAGGTAGTATTATCGGCAATGTCGGTTCTACAGGACGCTCAACTGGTCCACACCTTCACTTCGAAGTTCGAGGTGCGTATAATCCTGGCTTTGACACTTCAGGACAGCTTTGGAAGAAGTAAAATAGATTAAAAAGAGCGAAAAGATTTTTCTTGTTGAGGAACTCATCCAATTAAAATTGGATTCAAACAGTCCTCATTGCAAAAAATCTTTTCGCTCTTTTTATGTGACTGTACATTTCTCACAGCGCCTTCGGCCGATACTGTAGTGCTTCTAATATATGTGGAGTACCCACGGTTTCATCTCCGTTAACATCAGCGATTGTTCTTGCTAGTTTTAACACTCGATGATACGCACGTGGCGAGAGATTAAGCTTGGTTGCACTTTGATTGAAGAATGTCTGTGTTTTTGGATCTAGTGTAATTAGTGCACTAATATCTTTGGCATTCATATCACTATTGGTAGTGTGTGGGCGATTTGCATTTTCGAAACGTGTGCGTTGTTTGGCTCTGGCTACTTGAACTCGATCTCGGATGGTTTCTGTTTTTTCGCCAACAGGAGCATCACTGCCTAATTTCTCATAGCCGATCGCGCCGACTTCAACCCAGATATCGACACGGTCCATGATCGGACCTGAAAGTTTACGATTATATCTCGCTATGTCGCCTGCGGTGCAGGTGCATTCTTTTGCTCGTGTACCGCGATAGCCACAAGGGCATGGATTCATAGCAGCAATCAAAATAAAATGTGACGGAAACAATGCAGTGCCTTTGGCCCTGGAAATAGATACGATTTTGTCTTCGAGCGGTTGGCGCAGAGATTCGATGACTCGCTTGTCGAATTCTGGAAATTCATCCATAAATAATACTCCGCGATGCGCAAGTGTTATTTCACCAGGCTTCGGTGTGCTACCACCACCGATGATCGATACATAGGATGACGTATGGTGTGGTGCACGAAATGGTGGCAATGTAATCACATCAGCGTTGAGATTGCCGGCAACAGAATGAATGCTCGTGATCTCGAGTGCTTCAGTAAGTGTGAGCGACGGCAAAAGTGTTGCAAATGCTCTCGCGAGCATGGTTTTGCCTGTGCCAGGTGGTCCATACATGGCGATATTATGTCCGCCAGCTGCTGCTATCTCAAGCCCACGTTTAGCACCTTCTTGTCCACGGATATCTGAGAAATCAATATCACTGACATGCCTAGAAACATCAATTGGTGTTTTTTCTTTTGGTTGTATTTTAGCAGTTTCTTCTGTTGCAGTAAGGTGAGTAATCAATTCACTAAGCGTATGTACACCAAATACTTTGATACCATCAACCAGTGCTGCTTCACGTGCATTCGCTTCTGGTACATAGAGTTCTTCAAATCCATCACGCTTGGCTTTCTCCGCAAGCGGTAGCGTGCCTTTGATAGGTAACACTTCCCCATTGAGTGCGAGTTCTCCTAGGAATAACTTTTTTTGAATTTCAAATGTAATTTCTTCTGAGGCCAATAAATAACCGAGTGCAATGCCAATATCAAATGTTGAGCCTTCTTTTTTTGTTTCTGCTGGCGAGAGCGAGACGATGATTTTCTCGTTTTTGCTTTTTGGGGACGTGTAGCCTGAATTTTTGATTGCTGAGCTTACACGATCGCGCGCTTCCTCGACTGCTTTATCAGGCAACCCAACAATAGAGAATGTGTGGAGTCCTTTTGAAAGATCTACTTCAATAGTAATAAGTTCTCCGCGAAGGAGTGATGTTTGTGCCGAATATAATCTGGCAAAAGACATACTAGTAATTTAAATTACAAAACGTACTACAATAATCTAAGCGCACATAGTCTCCAGTCTACGTTTTATTATATGTGCTTCATGCACGTGCGAGCAGCAGGATTGGCCTCGAGTCGTTCTTCTTCGATTTTCTCCTCTCCTATTTCACATGTTCCGTAAGCATTGTCTTTGATTTTCTGAAGTGCATCTTCGATATCTTTGAGTCGACTCGTGAGAGTTCTAACAAGTCCAGTTTTCTCTTCATAATCTTCAGCTCGATCTGCGCGATCATTTTCATCGGCTTCAGCTATGCCTTCAAGTGGTCGTGCGTCCCAAAGTCCTGTTTCAGGGTTAAAGAGTGCACCTTCTGATCCAAGCTGTGACAAAAGCATTTTCTGCTCCTCTTCAAGTTTTTGTTTGTATTGGTCTGTTGATTTCATGTGCTTATGATAGCAGTCAGGCCAGTCATGTGCAAATGCTACAGTGGTGTTTGTAATCGCACGAGTATTTCTTTGATTGTATCAATACTCGTGGTGACGAGAATAGTTTCTGTATCCAAAAATACGTATACCATCACAATATTCCCTGCACCGTCTCGCAATACGCGACCATCACGATTCTCAACAATAATATCCTCAAATTTTTTCTGAAAGAGTGCTGCATTGTCGCCCTCGATAGACAGACCAAAGAGTTCATACATATTATCAAACAGTTTGCGTTCCCATGTGAGCATACCCGAGAAAGCTGTGTCATAGGAATTTGTTTTAAATATGAGAAACGGTACATTGACTATCTCCATATGCGTACCGAACATGTACTCTTCATCAAATGATCGTATGAGTGTTGGGTCGGCATCACTTTCGAGCTTCTTCAAGAATTCTTCTGTCGTAAGCATTCGCGCTCCCGGATAGGTCGGTGCCGTGAGAAGAATGGCAGTGATTTTGCCGGCATCTTGCGGCAGTATCAATTTCTCCCGTATAGCATCTACAAGCTGTTTTTTCGTGAGGAGGCTACCAGTATCGACGCTTTGGTGCGCATCAGCAAAGATGAGTGTCTCTATGGTTGGTTTTTTCTCGACGACGATTGGGTCACTATCGTGAAAGAAATACAAATAGCCAAAGATACCGCCTGCGATAACAAGGCAGGCAATCGAACCAACGAGGAATGCAATATTTTTCTTTGCGACAGGAGAAATAAGTTTGGCAGTATCTTCTTTTTTCTTTTGTTCGGCGATAGCGATCTTGATCACCGAGCCTTGCTGTTCGCGTAGTGCTTCTGCCATATCGGACTGGTAGGTGCGAAGTGGCTCGATATTCTTGGCAAATAGCGGTTTAGTTTCCGGCGTAGCAGGCTTGGGTTCCTCTGGTATTTTTTGATCTGGAAGTAATGGATCCATAGCTCTATAGTAGCGTATTAGTTGTTTCTTTTCGAGTATCTTGGAATTTAGTTTTCTTTATAAAAAAATATTTTCTGAATATTCGTTTGATTTTGTCCGCTTTATGTTTGTTGCGACTAATGACCAGTTTATTTTTACCGCGAGTTCTGATAATTTCACTTAGCCTCAATTGGGCGTCAGTATTCCATTCAGTCGTGTCCGTATAGAATATATTGATCGATTCTGTGGTTTTTTGATCAAGCCAAGCTTCAATCAAGAAATCTCCAAAGATGTTGACGTAGTAGTTCTCTTTTGGAAACAATTTCTCTTCCGTCATATAGTAGAAACTCTTTTTGTTATCAAATTCCTTGCTCGCATATTTATCAAGTGGTGTTTTCCCTCCGACAATCATATAAATTTCTTTCCCATGTTCGAGCACCTCATCAAATAGCACTCTCTCACTCGCATGGCGCGCCAAGAAGAACCATTCATGCGGATCATACATATAGAGGGGCTCGTGCTCACTTGTTGCGTTATTGAGAATACCAAATGCGTGTCCCCAAAACTGATCAGTTAGGTCTGGGTTTTTAAATGTGTATGAAATCTTGTCTCCATCTGCAAGTTTCAAGAAGTCTTCACTTGGAGTACTTGTCGACGTGTACATGCTCTCTGCTGTGCGGAAGTAGTCTGTCATTTTGTTGATCCAAATATGTGAGAGTGTTGCGCGTTTAGCATAGACTACCACCACTTCTTCCTTTTTGAGTTTCCTTAGGGCCTGATAGAAGCCCTGCTTTGTTGTTTTGGGGCGTACTACCTTAATTTTCTCTAGGAGTTCAATTGTTCCCGACGATCCCTTTTGTAGGTAGTTGAGAATATATTCTTCCAGCGTCTTTGGCTCATAAATCATCATATAAGTATAGTAAATAGTCAAATAAAAGTAAACAAAACGCTTACTTTATATATAAAATAAGCTTATTGATAGACATATATCTATATTTATGTCATAATCTGTAAAGATCGGGTTTGATTGGCAAAATGGGGCA
The Candidatus Nomurabacteria bacterium genome window above contains:
- a CDS encoding peptidoglycan DD-metalloendopeptidase family protein, giving the protein MIKPLFYKRGASGVVFVLLAIGLLLYPLESYANFFSTALFQKPEKAYAQNVPIAKNSQTLPILRAENTTVAMKSSEIADIIISDDTALVPQAGPSGTVADMSEDITSGQISTYVVRSGDSLSVIADMFNVSINTILWANDLKKGQALQTGDTLIILPVTGLKYTVKKGDTVSSIAKKFSLSSSEEIISYNNLETVTVAVGDVLIIPGAELPAEVPVTPKKTPVKQGGSSSVFVKNQSAGSKIAGYFIKPIPCGLTQNKHDKYAIDMSCGGSGMPVKAAASGTVKFAKTGWNGAFGNLVVIAHANGTQTFYAHLSKISVSIGQEVNQGSIIGNVGSTGRSTGPHLHFEVRGAYNPGFDTSGQLWKK
- a CDS encoding YifB family Mg chelatase-like AAA ATPase yields the protein MSFARLYSAQTSLLRGELITIEVDLSKGLHTFSIVGLPDKAVEEARDRVSSAIKNSGYTSPKSKNEKIIVSLSPAETKKEGSTFDIGIALGYLLASEEITFEIQKKLFLGELALNGEVLPIKGTLPLAEKAKRDGFEELYVPEANAREAALVDGIKVFGVHTLSELITHLTATEETAKIQPKEKTPIDVSRHVSDIDFSDIRGQEGAKRGLEIAAAGGHNIAMYGPPGTGKTMLARAFATLLPSLTLTEALEITSIHSVAGNLNADVITLPPFRAPHHTSSYVSIIGGGSTPKPGEITLAHRGVLFMDEFPEFDKRVIESLRQPLEDKIVSISRAKGTALFPSHFILIAAMNPCPCGYRGTRAKECTCTAGDIARYNRKLSGPIMDRVDIWVEVGAIGYEKLGSDAPVGEKTETIRDRVQVARAKQRTRFENANRPHTTNSDMNAKDISALITLDPKTQTFFNQSATKLNLSPRAYHRVLKLARTIADVNGDETVGTPHILEALQYRPKAL